A section of the Solitalea canadensis DSM 3403 genome encodes:
- a CDS encoding DUF4134 domain-containing protein, which yields MVCMALALISFYATAQDGNAGIEEANQKVRSYFDSGTNLMYAVGAILGLIGAVKVYQKWNAGDPDTGKVAAAWFGSCVFLVVVTTVIKSFFGI from the coding sequence ATGGTTTGTATGGCTTTGGCTCTGATCAGTTTTTATGCAACTGCCCAGGATGGTAATGCAGGAATTGAAGAGGCCAATCAAAAAGTACGCAGTTATTTTGATTCGGGCACCAATTTAATGTATGCGGTGGGGGCTATCCTCGGTTTGATAGGCGCAGTAAAGGTCTACCAGAAATGGAATGCTGGAGATCCGGATACGGGCAAGGTGGCAGCCGCGTGGTTCGGAAGTTGCGTGTTTCTGGTAGTAGTTACTACAGTAATTAAATCATTCTTTGGTATCTAA
- a CDS encoding TlpA family protein disulfide reductase, which produces MNTKSSLMGWLWPLLKVRSPYAHYLLLLLLCTNHLFAQALKPGDKVPDIALRSLVNYPSSNLKLSDFKGKLLILDFWATWCSPCVAAFPKMDSLRKTFGDQLFILPVTDQPVAIVASFLNGMQKANGRKGFSACGDTQLKKLFPYQQLPHYVWIDGDGVVLAITDGQQVNSANIQQVLDKQPVHLKLKKDHAKPYDPTQPLLAGKNNISANSILNSHVLTSYVEGYPSLLKANVTGDSVWSVVGLNLSIAQLYKLAYSRFDMALMSNNARLKILTKDSLRVTGPNPKRVGKDAWMDWYKANAYCYEARRAAPLKEKVWAQMQRDLDESFPDLQCAIEKQTLKCLVLVRSGKENLLASKGGTPQREDNKFSFLMQNTNWQYFISRLQLYYLQTLPTPLIDETGIMGPVDLNIQANLQNVEELQAALQRYGLNLIEAERTIDVIVIRDRELINSSTH; this is translated from the coding sequence ATGAACACGAAATCAAGCTTAATGGGATGGCTATGGCCCCTGTTAAAGGTCCGTTCCCCCTATGCACACTATCTACTACTGCTGCTTTTATGCACCAATCATCTTTTTGCCCAGGCACTAAAGCCGGGTGATAAAGTACCTGATATTGCGCTCCGCAGCCTGGTCAACTATCCAAGTTCAAACCTCAAACTATCCGATTTTAAAGGCAAACTCCTCATCCTTGATTTTTGGGCCACCTGGTGCAGCCCTTGCGTGGCTGCTTTTCCTAAAATGGACAGTCTACGTAAAACCTTTGGTGATCAACTGTTTATTCTTCCGGTAACGGATCAGCCAGTGGCCATTGTGGCAAGCTTTCTTAATGGCATGCAAAAAGCAAACGGCCGGAAAGGCTTTTCAGCCTGCGGCGATACACAGCTGAAAAAGCTGTTCCCTTATCAGCAGCTTCCGCACTATGTGTGGATCGATGGTGATGGCGTGGTCTTGGCTATTACCGATGGTCAGCAGGTAAATTCCGCCAATATTCAACAGGTACTCGACAAACAGCCTGTCCATCTTAAACTAAAGAAAGACCACGCGAAGCCTTATGATCCCACTCAACCCTTACTGGCCGGTAAAAACAATATCTCTGCTAACAGCATCTTAAATTCCCATGTACTCACCTCTTACGTTGAAGGCTATCCTTCCCTATTGAAAGCAAATGTTACGGGGGATAGCGTGTGGTCGGTAGTCGGTTTAAACCTAAGTATTGCCCAGCTCTACAAACTGGCTTACAGTCGCTTTGATATGGCGCTCATGAGTAACAATGCCCGCTTGAAGATCCTGACCAAAGACTCCTTACGAGTGACCGGTCCCAATCCCAAGCGGGTAGGAAAGGACGCCTGGATGGATTGGTACAAGGCCAACGCTTATTGCTATGAAGCCCGCAGGGCAGCGCCGCTGAAAGAAAAAGTATGGGCACAAATGCAACGGGATCTGGATGAAAGCTTTCCGGACCTGCAGTGTGCCATTGAAAAGCAAACCCTCAAGTGCCTGGTTCTGGTACGCTCAGGCAAGGAAAACCTACTGGCAAGTAAGGGCGGAACGCCCCAGCGCGAAGACAATAAGTTCTCGTTCCTGATGCAAAACACCAACTGGCAGTATTTCATCAGCCGCCTACAGCTTTACTACCTGCAAACGCTGCCTACGCCACTAATCGATGAAACTGGTATCATGGGCCCGGTTGATCTGAATATTCAGGCTAACCTACAAAACGTGGAGGAGCTCCAAGCAGCACTTCAACGCTACGGGCTTAACCTGATTGAAGCAGAGCGAACCATTGATGTTATTGTAATCCGCGACCGGGAACTCATCAATTCATCTACCCACTAA
- a CDS encoding RteC domain-containing protein, translating to MNQFRTTLYARMNERLQQCSIESENMLQRSEQSFYIVEAALQELKTFLLDYAFKDPADEIEFFKEIKPLFLKELIYFIEVFHLEVSKPIGSKDAQKTYFLQELDRIKLFFDRNNLLYTYYRMNKSHMDEVFFLRKGSRIPLLPEYSLDMDSNFSTVYSFKLAKVQAFEQLKEFINHSLNSLDAVEQQPVKQKESLSTWTDSKAALIELAYALQSGGCVNFGKTDVKHIITNLERMFNIQLGNFYRVYQGMRIRKKNRTIFLDNLKERLEKRMDDADMNFY from the coding sequence ATGAACCAATTTAGAACAACCCTTTATGCCCGTATGAATGAACGTTTGCAGCAATGTTCAATTGAATCTGAAAACATGTTACAAAGATCAGAACAGTCGTTTTACATTGTAGAGGCAGCCTTGCAAGAACTTAAAACCTTTCTGCTTGATTATGCATTCAAGGATCCGGCAGATGAAATCGAGTTTTTCAAAGAAATCAAGCCGCTCTTTTTAAAAGAACTGATTTATTTCATCGAAGTGTTCCACCTGGAAGTATCAAAACCGATAGGAAGTAAGGATGCTCAAAAAACATATTTTCTGCAGGAACTGGATCGTATCAAACTCTTTTTTGATCGCAATAATCTTCTTTACACCTATTACCGAATGAATAAAAGCCATATGGATGAAGTATTCTTTCTAAGAAAGGGAAGCCGTATTCCTCTGCTTCCTGAATACTCGCTGGATATGGATTCGAATTTTTCCACTGTTTACAGTTTTAAATTAGCCAAAGTGCAGGCATTCGAACAGTTGAAAGAATTTATTAATCATTCGTTGAATTCATTAGATGCGGTTGAACAGCAACCGGTAAAACAAAAAGAATCTTTATCTACTTGGACAGATTCGAAGGCCGCATTGATTGAACTTGCCTATGCCTTGCAATCCGGAGGATGCGTAAATTTTGGAAAAACGGATGTAAAGCACATCATTACCAATTTGGAACGAATGTTCAATATCCAATTAGGAAATTTTTATAGGGTATATCAAGGCATGCGTATCCGCAAGAAGAATCGAACGATTTTTCTTGATAACCTGAAAGAGCGGCTGGAAAAAAGAATGGATGATGCTGATATGAACTTTTATTAG
- a CDS encoding MauE/DoxX family redox-associated membrane protein: MIITINFSYYIPCSCGGLLSSLSWNEHIAFNIFFIVLIILALYLREKTPSKLIGQSGES, from the coding sequence CTGATCATAACCATCAATTTCAGTTACTATATACCCTGTTCCTGCGGAGGTTTACTTTCATCCCTTTCATGGAACGAACATATTGCTTTCAACATCTTTTTTATTGTTCTGATTATCCTGGCGCTTTATCTGAGGGAAAAGACGCCTTCAAAACTTATTGGCCAATCAGGGGAAAGCTGA
- a CDS encoding DUF6252 family protein gives MKNILKLLCNILPLIVISLQGCQKEDDVDDSRFGCYINGVKWGPYSNDFKFNPVRADRVTWSGGTTLLIAAHNQENKTEMVAFVLKDFVGEPKTYKLDLPSSSHGLVTLKDYTEYETDLSNIGQVDVVKIDTVKKQISGNFSFSAKMKNSNAFLKVNKGYFNVTYKVYYQ, from the coding sequence ATGAAAAATATTTTAAAGTTGCTTTGCAACATTTTACCCTTAATCGTAATTTCTTTACAGGGATGTCAAAAAGAGGATGACGTTGACGATTCTCGCTTTGGATGTTACATAAATGGAGTTAAATGGGGGCCTTATTCGAATGATTTTAAATTTAATCCCGTCAGAGCAGACAGAGTGACTTGGTCAGGAGGGACTACATTACTAATAGCCGCACATAATCAAGAAAATAAAACAGAAATGGTTGCCTTTGTTTTAAAAGACTTTGTTGGCGAACCTAAAACTTACAAATTGGACTTACCTTCAAGCTCACATGGATTAGTTACTTTAAAAGACTATACTGAATATGAGACCGATCTTAGTAATATTGGGCAGGTTGATGTCGTGAAAATTGATACCGTTAAAAAGCAGATATCCGGCAATTTTTCTTTTTCTGCTAAAATGAAAAACAGTAATGCTTTTTTGAAAGTGAATAAGGGCTATTTTAATGTAACATACAAGGTTTATTATCAATAA
- a CDS encoding T9SS type A sorting domain-containing protein: MNLFEKPSKLLICLSGALCLLIWAFNLNAQVVPLSDISEGTHLSETNNILSPIDKSKIPTGILYDRVFNLAGLERFTGSLGSDTSDVDHFHQAYYEIYNSSYNVTGWKTPDQLDSDLMALFDASIHPIGIMYYNYNEIDTTSIQNNLLYFQNGQLFDVANRTSSPYLNKTTLVTSPLGPAQVEWETGLHTFKLDPAFILTNQSLNISNVTIDFNDGVGLRTLNLNGSIQVNYATPGEKVIKIDINLVGGTILKGTAILGIRQSNLPATTCNGFDIINITGLPFNASQYGGSTNAQSTGTGYIYYATGNCASKKITKPIIFLDGFDPKQKKRKDERTHSKIYSDFINTLVNVNGQDVKLGDKLRNDGYDIIIYDYDDGGDLIEKNALAVVQFLQTLYNNHQNTLLDDFVVIGPSYGSLVAQYALTYCEKNNIPHRTRLYISFDGPQQGANVPIGMQQMADYFTQKGLIAWLKPSLKNGLHHTNAARQMLVHHSNANSEIPAPDSFRGIFQSNLASIGEYPNQCRKVAIINGSNVALSNTLLNTCQEMVHFSMKKLLSSNKKLDWNAYSSAKTSRCESLSMLTDGWLIRLALGGQPKLKKLYTQPIAPNNGYDVAPGGYFEDTFSEYDGKVKLYANIAFGWIRRKEYRHNLNGTFMPSVSAADIRLQSINLNFPFNNLNLACEGITPFDRVYAPGVNEPHVSITSTNVSWFEKEIKGIPPPVPNGSIYTVTINGPTEIPCSSTVTLNASANSGVSTQYIWSFSSPNVDIVAGQGTSSIQVKSINSQPTDLTVTVSVNTKCGTGNTTRAIHSGSPTIPTITNISVTPYGAVNATVSTTAAPPYKWYVDGILVKTGYTKNEQSIPGGSCGYHMLTVDVTNNCGSTNSGPRPEYMYNRSCGMFSVYPNPSNDFLTINLINESTLQKSESSKNQTTKNVQLLDIQITLFDSKMLKVRQTKSNGENVHFNIADLVEGIYYLQIKKGSLLETMQVWVSH; this comes from the coding sequence ATGAATTTATTCGAAAAGCCAAGCAAATTATTAATTTGTTTATCGGGAGCCTTATGTCTATTAATATGGGCGTTTAATCTTAACGCTCAAGTTGTTCCACTGTCTGATATATCAGAAGGGACCCATTTAAGTGAAACAAATAATATTCTCTCTCCAATCGATAAAAGTAAAATCCCAACAGGTATTTTGTACGATCGAGTATTTAATTTGGCTGGTTTAGAAAGATTTACGGGTTCATTAGGTTCTGACACATCTGATGTCGATCACTTTCACCAAGCATATTATGAGATTTATAATTCATCATATAATGTTACTGGATGGAAAACTCCAGATCAGCTTGATTCAGATTTAATGGCCTTGTTTGATGCGTCAATACACCCAATTGGAATAATGTATTACAACTATAATGAAATTGATACTACATCGATTCAAAACAACTTACTTTATTTTCAAAATGGACAATTGTTTGACGTGGCAAATCGAACCAGTTCACCCTATTTGAACAAAACCACCTTAGTTACATCACCTTTAGGACCGGCTCAGGTAGAATGGGAAACTGGTTTACATACATTTAAGCTTGATCCTGCATTTATTTTAACCAATCAATCACTTAATATAAGTAATGTCACAATTGATTTTAATGATGGTGTAGGTCTTCGAACCCTTAATCTAAACGGTAGTATTCAAGTCAATTATGCAACACCAGGCGAAAAAGTAATTAAAATAGATATAAATCTAGTAGGCGGGACTATTTTAAAAGGAACAGCAATTTTAGGTATTCGACAATCGAATTTACCTGCAACTACTTGTAATGGTTTCGATATCATTAATATTACAGGATTGCCGTTTAATGCAAGTCAATATGGTGGTTCGACTAATGCACAAAGTACAGGAACAGGATATATCTATTACGCTACCGGGAACTGTGCTTCAAAAAAAATAACTAAACCTATTATTTTCTTGGATGGTTTTGACCCAAAACAAAAGAAAAGAAAAGATGAAAGAACACACAGTAAAATTTATTCAGATTTCATTAATACATTAGTAAACGTAAATGGTCAAGACGTAAAACTAGGAGATAAACTCAGGAATGATGGTTACGATATAATTATCTATGATTATGACGACGGAGGGGATTTAATTGAAAAGAATGCATTGGCGGTTGTACAGTTTCTGCAAACTTTATACAATAATCACCAAAATACACTACTGGATGATTTTGTTGTAATTGGACCAAGCTATGGATCATTAGTGGCACAATATGCATTAACATATTGTGAAAAGAATAATATTCCTCATCGCACCCGATTGTATATATCATTTGATGGGCCGCAACAAGGAGCAAATGTTCCAATCGGTATGCAGCAAATGGCTGATTATTTTACTCAAAAGGGATTAATTGCTTGGTTAAAGCCAAGTTTAAAGAATGGGTTGCATCATACAAATGCTGCTCGTCAAATGCTTGTGCATCATTCGAATGCAAATTCCGAAATACCAGCACCAGATAGCTTTAGAGGAATATTTCAATCAAATTTAGCATCAATTGGCGAGTATCCAAATCAATGTCGAAAAGTAGCTATAATAAATGGAAGTAATGTGGCTCTTTCAAATACATTACTTAACACATGCCAGGAAATGGTTCATTTCAGTATGAAAAAATTACTTTCCTCGAATAAAAAACTCGATTGGAATGCATATTCTTCAGCAAAAACCAGTCGTTGCGAGTCACTGAGTATGTTAACAGATGGATGGTTAATACGATTAGCATTAGGTGGGCAACCCAAACTAAAGAAGTTATATACTCAGCCAATTGCACCCAATAATGGTTATGATGTCGCCCCGGGGGGATACTTCGAGGATACTTTTTCTGAATACGACGGTAAAGTTAAATTATACGCAAATATTGCCTTTGGATGGATCAGAAGAAAAGAGTATAGACATAATCTTAACGGCACTTTTATGCCATCAGTTAGTGCTGCAGATATTAGATTACAAAGCATAAATTTGAATTTTCCCTTTAATAATTTAAACTTGGCTTGTGAAGGGATAACGCCATTTGATAGAGTCTATGCTCCTGGAGTAAATGAACCTCATGTTAGTATAACTTCAACTAATGTAAGTTGGTTTGAAAAGGAAATCAAAGGCATTCCTCCTCCAGTTCCTAACGGTTCAATATATACTGTAACAATTAATGGACCGACTGAAATCCCTTGTTCAAGTACTGTTACATTAAACGCAAGTGCTAACTCAGGAGTAAGTACCCAGTACATATGGTCTTTTTCTTCACCTAATGTAGATATTGTAGCAGGACAGGGAACTTCCTCTATACAAGTTAAAAGTATTAACAGCCAACCAACTGATTTAACTGTAACTGTTTCGGTTAATACAAAATGTGGAACAGGAAATACAACCAGAGCAATTCACTCTGGATCACCTACTATCCCTACTATCACAAATATATCTGTTACTCCTTATGGGGCCGTTAATGCAACCGTAAGTACAACAGCTGCTCCTCCATATAAATGGTATGTCGATGGCATTCTTGTTAAAACTGGATATACAAAAAACGAACAGTCAATTCCTGGTGGCTCTTGTGGCTACCATATGTTAACAGTTGATGTTACAAATAATTGTGGAAGTACTAATTCCGGTCCAAGACCTGAATATATGTATAATAGAAGTTGTGGTATGTTCTCTGTTTACCCTAATCCATCGAATGATTTTCTTACGATTAACCTGATCAATGAAAGTACATTACAAAAATCTGAAAGTTCAAAAAATCAAACGACAAAAAATGTACAATTACTAGATATTCAGATAACTCTATTTGACAGTAAAATGTTAAAAGTTAGGCAAACTAAATCGAATGGAGAGAACGTACATTTTAATATAGCAGATCTCGTAGAAGGAATTTATTATCTCCAGATCAAGAAAGGAAGCTTATTGGAAACAATGCAAGTATGGGTAAGTCATTAG
- a CDS encoding SusC/RagA family TonB-linked outer membrane protein has product MTKRNQNMLLITMAIVIAIQLLLASYSLIAQPLNAVKGKISDEKGQPLPGATIRVKGTTLSAISSIEGEFTIKNAPVPLTLSVSYLGYKNKEITVKQAGVFIHISLQPADNVLKEIVVSTGYQQVPSERVTGSVTVIDHQLLNRRVSSDILSRIEDVASGVLMDRREGGSPKLDIRSRGTLFASDQPLIVLDNFPYEGDLNSINPNDIASITVLKDAAAASIWGVRASNGVIVVTTKKGAFNQPLRVELNSSVTMGEKPNFGRLPWITSADYISLEKVLFAKGYYTGDEQFSSNTPLTPVVETLIAQRDGLLTSDQAEKQLEAFKLNNVRNDFQRYLYRNSTIQQYALNLQGGTNKHRYYFAAGYDRNQASVKQNRNDRLSIRAANTFLPLKGLELNVDLTYTQSNAQTNGLAYTDINSGGAGKSIYPYARLVNGEGVPAAITKNYRNSFLNEAQSKGLLNWQYYPLHEIEQNDNTSKTGNIRLNAGIKYSFFKSLNGEFRYTYQHAQTDQRNLYNPESYYTRDLINRFTNLTNGTLTRPIPLGGIIDQGVNTLQSDAARGQLNFEQQSGNHHLSALAGMEVRRAAMKGSGNRNYGYNDQLLTYSSLIDYSTSYTLYNGNSGYIPFSNYRFSDKFDGAVSYYTNAAYTYANRYTLSASARLDQTNLFGVKTNQKGVPLWSVGASWAIDKESFYQSDWLPGLKLRLTYGYNGNVDKSLSAYTTALFSGSTAPAGFANAGIVNPPNPELRWEKTGILNAGIDFVLKNNVLWGSIEYYTKKGTDLIGEAPVDATTGITSFKGNVAAISGKGLDLVINAQPLDGDFKWNSSVLFSYAADKVTDYLLEATKTSSFLGDGSLTRNGAGISPLVGRPVYGVYSYRWAGLDPATGDPQGYLPDGIISKDYVALLNIPPKDLVYHGPARPPIFGSFRNTFTWKNLLLSANLTYRFGHYFHQSSVNYSALFSTWNGNKDYAARWQQPGDERFTDVPSLVYPASPARDAFYNGAQQLVQKADHIRLQDVTLGYQLNKKSWPALPLQNLKFYLQANNLGLLWTANKKGIDPDYPVLPAVRSVALGLTASF; this is encoded by the coding sequence ATGACTAAACGCAATCAAAATATGCTCCTTATTACGATGGCAATCGTAATAGCGATACAATTGCTACTGGCTAGTTATTCCCTGATAGCCCAGCCCTTAAATGCTGTTAAAGGGAAAATAAGCGATGAAAAAGGTCAACCCTTGCCGGGAGCCACTATTCGGGTTAAAGGAACCACGCTCTCGGCAATCAGCTCGATTGAAGGAGAATTCACCATTAAGAATGCTCCCGTGCCGCTCACCCTGTCCGTCAGCTACTTGGGCTATAAAAACAAGGAAATAACCGTAAAACAAGCAGGGGTGTTTATTCATATCTCGCTACAGCCGGCCGATAACGTCTTAAAAGAAATCGTGGTCAGTACCGGCTACCAGCAGGTGCCCTCCGAAAGGGTTACTGGCTCGGTTACGGTGATTGATCACCAGCTGCTCAATCGAAGGGTAAGTAGCGACATTCTCAGCCGTATTGAAGATGTGGCTTCAGGCGTATTGATGGATAGAAGAGAGGGTGGATCCCCTAAACTGGATATTCGCAGCCGGGGTACACTGTTTGCCAGCGATCAGCCACTGATTGTCTTGGATAACTTTCCTTATGAAGGCGATTTGAACAGCATCAATCCCAATGATATTGCCTCCATTACCGTATTAAAAGATGCAGCCGCCGCTTCCATCTGGGGCGTGCGGGCTAGCAATGGGGTCATAGTCGTCACCACCAAAAAAGGAGCCTTCAATCAGCCCTTACGGGTAGAGCTGAATAGCTCGGTCACCATGGGCGAAAAGCCCAACTTTGGTCGTCTGCCCTGGATCACATCCGCTGATTATATCAGCCTTGAAAAGGTACTGTTTGCTAAGGGCTATTACACCGGTGATGAACAGTTTTCCAGTAATACCCCCTTAACACCGGTGGTGGAAACCCTAATTGCCCAGCGGGACGGGTTGTTAACCTCCGATCAGGCAGAAAAACAACTGGAAGCCTTTAAACTGAACAATGTTCGTAATGATTTTCAGCGCTACCTTTATCGTAACAGTACCATTCAGCAATACGCCCTTAACCTTCAGGGTGGCACGAATAAGCACCGCTATTATTTTGCTGCCGGTTATGATCGCAATCAGGCCTCAGTAAAACAAAACCGTAATGATCGGTTGAGCATTCGTGCAGCCAATACCTTTTTACCACTGAAGGGACTGGAGTTGAATGTTGACCTCACTTACACCCAGTCCAATGCGCAAACCAATGGTCTGGCCTATACCGACATTAACAGCGGCGGGGCAGGTAAAAGTATTTATCCTTACGCGCGGTTGGTGAACGGTGAAGGAGTCCCTGCTGCCATCACTAAAAACTACCGGAATTCATTCCTTAACGAGGCCCAAAGTAAGGGCTTACTTAACTGGCAGTATTACCCTCTGCATGAAATTGAACAGAATGATAATACATCGAAAACAGGAAACATACGGCTGAATGCAGGTATAAAATACAGCTTTTTTAAATCCTTAAATGGAGAATTCAGATACACCTACCAGCACGCCCAAACAGACCAGCGTAACTTGTATAACCCGGAGAGTTATTACACCCGCGATTTGATCAATCGTTTTACCAACTTAACAAATGGAACATTAACCCGGCCAATCCCCTTAGGCGGTATCATCGACCAGGGTGTAAATACGTTACAATCGGATGCTGCGCGGGGGCAACTGAATTTTGAGCAGCAATCCGGTAACCATCACCTATCGGCCCTTGCCGGAATGGAAGTACGCAGGGCAGCGATGAAAGGCAGCGGCAACCGGAACTACGGCTACAATGATCAGCTGCTTACCTATTCCTCACTTATTGATTACTCCACTTCCTATACCCTGTACAATGGCAACAGTGGATACATCCCCTTTAGTAATTACCGTTTCAGCGACAAGTTTGATGGAGCAGTCTCTTATTATACCAACGCGGCCTACACCTATGCCAATCGCTATACTCTATCGGCCAGCGCCCGCCTGGATCAAACGAATTTGTTTGGGGTGAAGACCAATCAGAAAGGGGTGCCCTTGTGGTCCGTAGGCGCAAGCTGGGCCATAGATAAAGAGTCTTTTTATCAATCAGACTGGCTGCCTGGCCTAAAACTGCGGCTTACCTATGGATACAACGGAAATGTCGATAAAAGCCTGAGCGCTTATACCACGGCTTTATTTTCCGGCTCTACGGCACCTGCAGGATTTGCCAATGCAGGCATTGTAAATCCGCCCAATCCCGAGTTACGCTGGGAGAAAACAGGTATCCTGAACGCAGGGATAGATTTTGTGCTAAAAAATAATGTCTTATGGGGAAGCATTGAGTATTATACCAAAAAGGGAACTGATCTGATAGGGGAAGCCCCGGTGGATGCCACAACCGGCATCACCAGTTTTAAAGGCAACGTGGCGGCCATTTCCGGCAAAGGACTGGATCTGGTAATAAACGCCCAACCACTTGATGGTGATTTTAAATGGAACAGTTCGGTACTGTTTAGTTATGCAGCCGATAAAGTGACGGACTATCTACTGGAAGCCACTAAAACCAGCAGTTTTCTGGGTGATGGTAGTTTAACACGAAATGGTGCTGGTATATCACCACTGGTGGGCAGGCCGGTATACGGCGTGTACAGCTACCGCTGGGCAGGACTGGATCCGGCCACAGGAGATCCACAAGGCTATTTACCTGATGGAATAATTAGCAAGGATTATGTGGCCCTTCTTAACATCCCGCCGAAGGATCTGGTGTATCACGGTCCGGCCCGGCCGCCAATTTTTGGCAGCTTCCGTAATACGTTTACCTGGAAGAACCTCTTGCTATCAGCCAATCTAACGTACCGTTTCGGGCATTATTTTCATCAGTCCTCGGTTAACTACAGCGCACTGTTCAGCACTTGGAATGGCAATAAGGATTACGCAGCCCGCTGGCAGCAGCCGGGTGATGAACGATTCACCGATGTGCCTTCCTTGGTTTATCCGGCAAGTCCTGCCCGGGATGCCTTTTATAACGGAGCGCAGCAGTTGGTACAGAAAGCCGATCATATCCGCCTGCAGGATGTGACCCTTGGATATCAGTTGAATAAAAAGAGCTGGCCTGCACTGCCACTCCAGAACCTGAAATTCTATCTGCAGGCCAATAATCTGGGGCTGTTATGGACGGCTAATAAAAAAGGCATCGATCCGGACTATCCCGTATTGCCTGCTGTACGCAGCGTTGCCCTGGGATTAACCGCGAGTTTTTAG
- a CDS encoding RagB/SusD family nutrient uptake outer membrane protein — protein sequence MKPTLKLIVLISLLVTGCTDEILDRKPDKSQVVPTSVSDFKALLDRTLVFGSNYLGIAEVASGDYYLSAADYAALKGLPEKNAFLWKKDVWEGSPVVAEWNSAYEQVFYTNVVLDGLKSLQATHGNQADYMQVKGTALFFRANAFFTVAQLFARPYHVSIAATELGIPLRLNSDLNERSVRATMAQTYEQILNDLQESVELLPAQLTTPYRPSKAAAFALLARVYLAMGNYDKALLSAEECLKLHNSLLDYNSISTGATYPIPKLNAEVIYQATTPRYGSWERARGKVDSTLYQTYATTDIRRTAFFITNPGGSVAFKGMYTGTLTLFTGLATDEQYLIGAECLVRKNRVNEAMDYLNALLVKRYKTGTYVPLSETDPNKALAVILLERRKQLLFRGLRWLDLRRLNTDARFATTLKRTLDGVEYLLPPNDNRYTFPIPNYIIAASGMQQNQ from the coding sequence ATGAAACCTACACTAAAATTAATAGTACTGATCAGCCTTCTTGTCACAGGTTGCACCGATGAGATTCTGGACAGGAAACCGGATAAAAGTCAGGTGGTGCCCACTTCCGTATCTGATTTTAAAGCCCTGTTAGACCGGACACTGGTGTTCGGTTCCAATTACCTGGGTATAGCTGAAGTTGCCAGCGGGGATTACTACCTCAGCGCAGCGGATTATGCAGCGCTGAAGGGCCTTCCCGAGAAAAATGCATTTCTCTGGAAGAAGGACGTATGGGAGGGAAGCCCTGTTGTTGCTGAATGGAACAGCGCCTACGAACAGGTGTTTTACACCAATGTAGTGCTGGATGGTTTAAAATCCTTGCAGGCTACGCACGGCAATCAGGCAGATTACATGCAAGTAAAAGGAACTGCTTTGTTTTTCAGGGCGAACGCCTTCTTTACAGTGGCGCAGCTCTTTGCCAGGCCCTACCATGTAAGTATTGCAGCAACTGAACTGGGCATTCCATTAAGGTTGAATTCGGATTTGAATGAACGATCGGTGAGGGCCACTATGGCCCAAACTTATGAGCAGATCCTGAACGATTTGCAAGAATCCGTTGAACTGCTGCCGGCCCAGCTTACTACGCCGTATCGGCCGTCCAAAGCGGCAGCCTTTGCCCTTTTGGCCAGGGTTTATTTAGCAATGGGGAATTATGACAAGGCATTGTTATCTGCTGAGGAATGCCTAAAACTACATAACTCCTTACTGGATTATAACTCCATCAGTACCGGTGCTACTTATCCAATACCGAAGCTGAATGCAGAGGTAATTTATCAGGCCACCACACCCCGGTACGGAAGTTGGGAGCGTGCAAGGGGAAAAGTAGATTCCACCCTGTATCAAACGTATGCCACAACTGACATCCGTCGTACAGCCTTCTTCATTACCAATCCTGGAGGCTCGGTAGCCTTTAAGGGCATGTACACCGGCACGCTTACCTTGTTTACGGGCCTGGCCACCGATGAGCAGTATTTGATTGGTGCCGAATGCCTGGTAAGGAAAAACAGGGTGAACGAAGCCATGGACTATCTGAATGCACTTCTCGTAAAACGATACAAGACAGGCACCTATGTTCCGCTTTCGGAAACCGATCCCAATAAGGCACTAGCGGTAATTCTTCTAGAGCGCAGGAAGCAACTATTGTTTCGGGGACTGCGGTGGCTGGATCTGCGCAGGTTGAACACTGATGCCCGGTTTGCCACAACCTTAAAACGAACCCTGGATGGAGTCGAATACCTGCTGCCACCCAATGACAACAGGTATACATTCCCCATTCCGAATTATATCATTGCAGCTTCCGGTATGCAGCAAAACCAATAA